The following are from one region of the Arachis duranensis cultivar V14167 chromosome 10, aradu.V14167.gnm2.J7QH, whole genome shotgun sequence genome:
- the LOC107470945 gene encoding palmitoyl-acyl carrier protein thioesterase, chloroplastic, with product MVATAATSSFFPVTSRTGGEGGGGIPASLGGGLKQNHRSSSVKANAHAPSKINGTATKVPKSMESMKLESSSTTGANAPRTFINQIPDWSMLLAAITTAFLAAEKQWMMIDWKPKRSDVLSDPFGIGRIVQDGLAFRQNFSIRSYEIGADKTASIETLMNHLQETALNHVKTAGLLGDGFGSTPEMCKKNLIWVVTRMQVEVDRYPTWGDVVQVDTWVSASGKNGMRRDWIIRDANTGEILTRASSIWVMMNKVTRRLSKIPEEVRQEIASYFVDSPPVVEEDNRKLSKLDDTADHIRRGLSPRWSDLDVNQHVNNVKYIGWLLESAPQAILESHELRAMTLEYRRECGKDSVLDSLTDVSGADIGNLAGGGSLECKHLLRLEDGGEIVRGRTEWRPKPVNNFGAMNQVFPAEN from the exons ATGGTTGCTACTGCTGCTACGTCGTCGTTTTTCCCTGTGACGTCACGAACcggtggagaaggaggaggaggaatcCCTGCCAGCCTCGGCGGAGGGCTCAAACAAAATCACAGGTCTTCAAGTGTTAAGGCCAATGCGCATGCTCCTTCAAAGATCAACGGAACCGCCACAAAGGTTCCAAAATCCATGGAGAGCATGAAGCTGGAATCCTCGTCGACGACCGGGGCTAATGCGCCGAGGACTTTCATTAACCAGATTCCGGATTGGAGCATGCTGCTGGCCGCCATCACGACAGCCTTCCTTGCGGCGGAGAAGCAGTGGATGATGATCGATTGGAAGCCGAAGCGATCCGATGTGCTATCTGATCCATTTGGTATTGGGAGGATTGTGCAGGATGGGCTTGCTTTCAGGCAAAATTTCTCCATTCGATCTTACGAGATAGGCGCCGATAAGACCGCGTCTATAGAGACGCTAATGAATCATTTGCAG GAAACTGCACTTAATCATGTTAAGACTGCTGGGCTTCTTGGTGATGGCTTTGGTTCGACGCCAGAAATGTGTAAGAAGAACCTGATATGGGTTGTGACTCGGATGCAAGTTGAAGTTGATCGTTACCCAACATG GGGAGATGTAGTTCAAGTTGACACTTGGGTTTCTGCATCAGGGAAAAATGGTATGCGTCGTGATTGGATCATACGTGACGCCAATACGGGTGAAATCTTGACAAGAGCCTCCAG TATTTGGGTCATGATGAATAAAGTGACAAGGAGACTATCCAAAATTCCAGAAGAAGTCAGGCAAGAGATTGCGTCATATTTTGTGGATTCTCCTCCAGTTGTCGAAGAGGATAACAGAAAACTGTCAAAACTTGATGATACTGCAGATCATATTCGTCGTGGTCTAAGT CCTAGATGGAGTGATCTAGATGTTAATCAGCATGTTAACAATGTGAAGTACATTGGCTGGCTTCTGGAG AGTGCTCCACAGGCAATCTTGGAGAGTCATGAGCTGCGAGCCATGACTCTGGAGTACAGGAGGGAGTGTGGCAAGGACAGTGTGCTGGATTCCCTAACCGATGTCTCTGGTGCTGATATCGGGAACTTAGCTGGCGGCGGATCTCTCGAGTGCAAACACTTGCTTAGGCTTGAAGATGGTGGTGAGATTGTGAGGGGTAGGACTGAATGGAGGCCCAAGCCTGTGAACAACTTTGGTGCTATGAATCAGGTTTTTCCAGCAGAAAACTGA